From a single Piliocolobus tephrosceles isolate RC106 chromosome 21, ASM277652v3, whole genome shotgun sequence genomic region:
- the SHISA7 gene encoding protein shisa-7, whose translation MPALLLLVLLASSAGQAGARPSNATSAESAGPLPALLAHLRRLTGALTGGGGAASPGANGTRTGPASGAGAAARAPPPAELCHGYYDVMGQYDATFNCSTGSYRFCCGTCHYRFCCEHRHMRLAQASCSNYDTPRWATTPPPLAGGAGGAGGAGGGPGPGQAGWLEGGRTGGAGGRGGEGPGGSTAYVVCGVISFALAVGVGAKVAFSKASRAPRAHREINVPRALVDILRHQAGPGTRPDRARSSSLTPGIGGPDSMAPRTPKNLYNTVKTPNLDWRALPPPSPSLHYSTLSCSRSFHNLSHLPPSYEAAVKSELNRYSSLKRLVPVTWAPTRISSLLAPAKFSSDIPDPRRMGQSW comes from the exons ATGCCGGCCCTCCTGCTCCTCGTACTCCTGGCCTCTAGCGCCGGCCAGGCCGGGGCGCGCCCGTCCAACGCCACGAGCGCCGAGTCCGCGGGCCCGCTGCCCGCCCTGCTGGCGCACCTGCGGCGCCTGACCGGGGCGCTGACGGGTGGCGGGGGCGCAGCGAGCCCGGGCGCCAACGGCACGAGGACCGGCCCCGCGAGCGGGGCGGGCGCGGCGGCCCGGGCGCCCCCTCCCGCCGAGCTCTGCCACGGCTACTACGATGTCATGGGCCAGTACGACGCCACCTTCAACTGCAGCACCGGCTCCTACCGCTTCTGCTGCGGCACCTGCCACTACCGCTTCTGCTGCGAGCACCGTCACATGCGCCTGGCGCAGGCCTCCTGCTCCAACTACGACACGCCGCGCTGGGCCACCACGCCGCCGCCGCTAGCCGGGGGCGCCGGGGGCGCTGGGGGTGCGGGCGGGGGGCCAGGGCCCGGCCAGGCCGGGTGGTTGGAAGGGGGCCGGACGGGGGGTGCCGGGGGCCGCGGGGGCGAGGGCCCCGGTGGCAGCACAGCCTACGTCGTGTGCGGGGTCATCAGCTTCGCCCTGGCCGTGGGCGTCGGCGCCAAAGTGGCCTTCAGCAAGGCGTCCCGTGCGCCCCGGGCGCACCGGGAGATCAACGTGCCCAG AGCTCTGGTGGACATTCTGAGACATCAGGCGGGGCCTGGGACCCGCCCAGACCGCGCCCGAAGCAGCTCCCTGACCCCGGGGATCGGCGGTCCCGACAGCATGGCCCCCAGGACGCCCAAGAACCTCTACAACACCGTGAAGACCCCCAACCTCG ACTGGCGAGCCTTGCCGCCGCCCAGCCCCTCCTTGCACTACTCCACGCTGTCCTGCTCTCGGTCCTTCCACAACCTCTCGCATCTGCCCCCGTCCTACGAGGCTGCTGTGAAGTCCGAGCTGAACCGCTACTCCTCCCTCAAGAGGCTGG TCCCTGTCACTTGGGCCCCTACCAGGATCAGCTCCCTGCTGGCCCCGGCCAAATTCTCCTCAGATATCCCTGACCCCCGCAGGATGGGCCAAAGCTGGTGA